The nucleotide sequence GAAAATGGCAATTTCAGTATTAAGTCATGTTTGTCTGATATTTTCTGACACTAGCATAGGTTTAAGTGGCAAATTCCTAATGCTAGTGGAGTAAAATCATAAATTTAGCTAATTTTTGGACTGGATCCAATTAACTAAACTGGGAGTAATTGACTCTGACAAAAAGCAAAGAAATATTCTCCAGCATGCCAATCCATTCAATGTAAGTGAGCATCAAATACACACCAATTTTTGAACAAATCAAAAAGGGGAAATGATGCCAGATTGACGTACCTTGGCTCATAGGCTCCAATTGGAATGGCAGCAAGGTCAAATGGTCCGTATCGTTTCCCTATTTGCTCAAAGGCCACACAGTAACCTGTATCTCcagcaaaaaaaaatctgttccagGGTCCCAGAACACACCAACTTCCCCACAGCACCTTGTTGTCATCTGTCACAGTCCGTTTGCTCCAGTGTTGCACAGGTGTAAACACAAATGTGACCTCATCATGTCCAGGGACACAGTTTTCTTCCCACCAGTCCAACTCAATTATGTTTTCACAGCCACACTTCTGCATCCAGTCTAAGAGACCCAGTGGTACAAACCACCTCAAGTCACCCCCAAATCGCTCATTAAGACTCAGCACTGTATTGTAATCCAAATGATCATAGTGGGTATGACTGATAACTACAGCGTCTATTTTGGGTAACTGTGCCACTGTGCAGGGTGGATTTCGGAAACGTTTTGGTCCAAAGAATTGCACAGGTGAAGCTCTCTGACTGAAGATGGGATCTGTCAGAAAAGTTAGTCCTTCCATTTCCACCAACAGTGATGCATGTCCCAACCAAGTCACTCGAATTCCATTCCCCATACTTCCTACCAGCTCCGGGTTTTTGACAAAGTACGGTTCTATTATCGGCAATGCTTCGTCAAGCTcctagaggcagagagaaaaaaagtttaaaaagtaaCTCCGATCTATAGCCTTGTACAAATTGATGACACCTGGAAAATTTAACTGAGTCAACTGAACATTTTATTTAACAGAAATGCAGTGCAGCAAAAGCCAAACATAATAACTACCTCTGAAGATGACTTTAGATGGTCTTTACAATTCAGGTATCAAAATCACTGCTGTAAGTAGACTTTAGTAGTGTTTCCTATACATTAGAAATGTATTTGTTCTATTTCCTTGTTAAATAACCTGCCAAAACTTACTGGTCAAAGCCCACACATGAATAATGGTGCCTTAGGAGACAATAACTGGTACCTGTGGAGCTGTAACTCAATTAAGGTTTTAACAGCTTCTGGAGCCAAGGGAATGCCAGGATACTGACGCTGCACGTAAAAGAATGATGGTATATGTCCAAGTAATAATAGCTTGGAGTTGATGCTGATGTTCGTATTTTAGTCCTTCTTGGTGGAACAGATTATGGGGCAGAGAAATGCTAttaaagtaaaaagcaaaaaactgcggatgctggaaatccaaaacaaaaataaaactacctggaaaaactcagcaggtctgacagcatctgcagagaggaacacagtcaacgttttgaatccgtatgactcaaACAAAggaactaagggaaaatagaaaagcggtgaaatataagctggttggagtgggggggagacgacaagtagagctggatagaggaccagtgatagctggagatagccaaaagatgtcatagacaaaaggacaaagaggtgttaaaggtggtgatattatctaaggaatgtgctaataggtgacattaagggtagaaagcaggacgagcaaggtacagatagccctagtgggaatggggtgaggggaatgaatcgaaataggctaaaaggtagagataaaaaacaatggatggaaatacatttaaaaataatggaaataggtgggaaaagaaaaatctatataaattattagaaaaaagggggatcggaaaagaggtggggatggaggagagagttcatgatctaaaattgttgaactcaatattcagtccagaaggttgtaaagtgcctagtcggaagatgaggtgctatttctccagtttgcgttgagcttcactggaaccttgcagcaggccaaggacggacatgtgggcataagagcagggtggagtgttgaaatggcaagtgacagggaggtctgggtcatgcttgcggacagagtattgaattcaacaattttagatcatgaactctctcctccagccccaccacctttccgatccccctttttcccaataatttatatagatttttcttttcccacctatttccattatttttaaatgtatttccatccattgttttatctctaccttttagcttatttcaatcccttccccccaccccaccccaactagggctatctgtaccttgctcgttctgctttctacccttaatgtcacctattagcacattccttagataatatcaccagcttcaacacctctttgtccttttgtctatgacatcttttggctatctccagctatcactggccctctatccagctctacttgtcccatgtacaacacccccccccccccccaccccgccttaaaccagcttatatttcacctcttttctatttttccttagttctgttgaagagtcatacggactcgaaaagttaactgtgttcctctccgcagatgctgtcagacctgctgttaAAGTAAACTTGGttagttgctgcaatgcattctGTATTTGTATGTACTGCAGCCACAAggtgccagtggtggagagaatggaTATTAAGTTTAATGGTAGGGATGCTGATCGAGTTGAGTGCTCCACCCTAAATGTTGTtgaacttcttcagtgttgttgtagctgcacaCATTCAGACAAGTGGTACATATTCTATCACTGTTCTAACttgaaccttgtagatggtgaggaGTATTTTGGGAATGGCTACATTTGCTGCCAACCTGGTGCATGCGCAGTTATAACGTTTTACTCCATGATGTCATTGCGAACAATGGAATTCAGAATCAAAACCAAAAAGAACTTAAACCAACTTTCCAAACTAAAAAAGTGCATGCAGATTAACAGAAACGTTTCCAAAAAAACACTTGACATAGAAAGTTAAATGTGAGCCAGAAACTAGATGCATGTACCGCTTTCCCCTTGATCTCCGACTCAGTTCAATGCAACAGGTTTGTCACAGCAGTTATATAGACAGCCCGTCATtgagtttttttaaaactctttgcCTATGTAACCAGACAGGGACAACAAGGTTTCTctgattgttttaatattcccCTCCCCTCTATCACAAAAGTTTCTTTTCAAGACAGGTTTTGCtagcactgtgtctccagaggAACTTCTGCAATTagatccagtgactgagataacTGGATATCCAGAAacatagccatcttcctttgtgccagacaTAACTCCAGTGACTGGAGTATTTGCCACATGACCCCCATTAACCTCATTTTTTTTTCTAAGGCTCCTCAGTACCTTTAATGTTAGGGTCAGCTATTCTTACTTCATTTCTGGCATTCTACATTTGCATCCACGTTTCAATCAGGTTAGTTACGAAGGGTTTTGGAGCCAGGTTTTCTAGCAGAACTCAAAATGACCATCACTGAGAAGGTCAACTGGTGAGTGCATTTTGTTTGTTGACACTGTTCATGTCTGCTTCTTTCACTTTTATGATGACTGGGAGGGTGCTGGTAGGAGGGTAATTGCCCTGGCTAGATTTGTCTTCATGTTTGAAGATTGTAAAAATATTGTCCAAGTATATTCATTGTCAAACAGATGCCAGTGTAATACCTGTAGTGGAATAATTTAGCTAGGGGAATGGCTAGTTCTAGTATGGAGGTCAGCCCTGCTTACCAAGTAAAGCTCACTCACCATGACATGATGGATGATTTTCTAGATATGTACACTCTATACTACAATTGTTATGTGTAATAATGTGCTGTAAATAAACAATTGTAAAACATTATTTGCTTAGCCAAATGCGAGGGAAATTACTTTATAGTTTTTGGAAAAGTTTCCTTTGATCTTCATGTTTAATTTTCTTTGACATTTATTTCTTCTACTGTTGTGCAGCAGTAATGTGTTAAAATTAAAATGCtatcaacaacttgtatttatggagcacctttaacatagtaaaaaatATCAAGGTGCTCAAAGAGCATTACCAAAAATAAATGCcaccaagccaaagaaggaggGATTAAGGCTGGTGAAGAAATGTTTTggtaaagaggtagattttaagcagGGTCTTAAAGGAGCATAGCGAGTGGAGAGATGAAGtggtttggggagagaattctagagtttagggcccagagagctgaaggcacagccaagtAGATATAAAGCATGTAGAGGACAAGTGCATGTgattactttttttaaattactttagTGTTTACAGCTGGCTTACACTAGAAAACATGATACACAGGAGGATAGATCTTTCAATTGGATATGTTTTTGTACTGGCCCTGAAGTGTCCACCAGCTAATAGGGGGTTAACTATACTCTATTAAAGTTAGCGTTATTTCTATGACATCTCCAACATCAAATGAAACTCTTACATCTCCACTGTTGTACACATTTGCCTTCCACATTATTCCATTATTCCTTGTGTCAAAATACAGGCTCATCATGCTGTTTTCTACTCTCCCATTCATCCCAAGA is from Carcharodon carcharias isolate sCarCar2 chromosome 13, sCarCar2.pri, whole genome shotgun sequence and encodes:
- the napepld gene encoding N-acyl-phosphatidylethanolamine-hydrolyzing phospholipase D isoform X12 yields the protein MVRERAAIACLEMCRPLSAASVTAAGKVGSSIHRYSVKCGQSEQGGGLAEKKFRCHPRLHYGVEGNMDVKLEEQVSSSHYPKEAVKKRPGNVSRDVRGSSSSRSSRKSFRLDYRLEEDVTKSRRGKDGRFVNPWPTWSDLAFTNVLKFAVMEKDHTNIPRSKAELDEALPIIEPYFVKNPELVGSMGNGIRVTWLGHASLLVEMEGLTFLTDPIFSQRASPVQFFGPKRFRNPPCTVAQLPKIDAVVISHTHYDHLDYNTVLSLNERFGGDLRWFVPLGLLDWMQKCGCENIIELDWWEENCVPGHDEVTFVFTPVQHWSKRTVTDDNKVLWGSWCVLGPWNRFFFAGDTGYCVAFEQIGKRYGPFDLAAIPIGAYEPRWFMKYNHVNPEEAVRIHIDVQAKKSVGIHWGTFALANELKDTE
- the napepld gene encoding N-acyl-phosphatidylethanolamine-hydrolyzing phospholipase D isoform X11; the protein is MVRERAAIACLEMCRPLSAASVTAAGKVGSSIHRYSVKCGQSEQGGGLAEKKFRCHPRLHYGVEGNMDVKLEEQVSSSHYPKEAVKKRPGNVSRDVRGSSSSRSSRKSFRLDYRLEEDVTKSRRGKDGRFVNPWPTWSDLAFTNVLKFAVMEKDHTNIPRSKAELDEALPIIEPYFVKNPELVGSMGNGIRVTWLGHASLLVEMEGLTFLTDPIFSQRASPVQFFGPKRFRNPPCTVAQLPKIDAVVISHTHYDHLDYNTVLSLNERFGGDLRWFVPLGLLDWMQKCGCENIIELDWWEENCVPGHDEVTFVFTPVQHWSKRTVTDDNKVLWGSWCVLGPWNRFFFAGDTGYCVAFEQIGKRYGPFDLAAIPIGAYEPRWFMKYNHVNPEEAVRIHIDVQAKKSVGIHWGTFALANEIHSRNLINT